One genomic segment of Pseudonocardia sp. T1-2H includes these proteins:
- a CDS encoding universal stress protein, which yields MLVVGSFGEGTSGGLLAGTVAEALSGATRCPLVVVRGPEPDAPPPTEGPVVVGVDATRAGTAALDAAADIAAALPAPLVVVYAWSDVTAGPGGGAHRAGEDWSALAASAETVLRDAAARVAERAPHVEVETRALRDTPLRALLDLAGTARLVVVGPRSDHHAPRREDGMLLGSTSRGLVGFAPCPVLVVPGTTTAGATTAST from the coding sequence ATGCTCGTCGTCGGAAGCTTCGGCGAGGGCACCTCCGGCGGGCTCCTCGCCGGGACCGTGGCGGAGGCGCTCAGCGGGGCGACGCGGTGCCCCCTCGTGGTGGTCCGCGGGCCGGAGCCGGACGCGCCACCTCCGACCGAGGGTCCCGTCGTCGTCGGTGTCGACGCCACGAGGGCGGGAACGGCCGCCCTCGACGCCGCCGCGGACATCGCCGCCGCGCTGCCGGCGCCGCTCGTCGTGGTGTACGCCTGGTCCGACGTCACCGCTGGTCCCGGTGGCGGGGCTCACCGGGCCGGAGAGGACTGGAGCGCTCTGGCCGCCTCCGCCGAGACCGTGCTGAGGGATGCCGCGGCCCGGGTCGCCGAGCGGGCGCCGCACGTCGAGGTCGAGACCCGGGCGTTGCGCGACACCCCGCTCCGGGCCCTGCTCGACCTTGCCGGGACGGCCCGCCTCGTGGTCGTGGGCCCGCGGAGTGATCACCACGCCCCGCGGCGGGAGGACGGTATGCTGCTCGGCTCGACGAGCCGCGGCCTGGTCGGGTTCGCACCCTGCCCGGTCCTCGTCGTGCCCGGCACGACCACGGCCGGAGCCACGACCGCGAGTACCTGA
- a CDS encoding Acg family FMN-binding oxidoreductase, whose amino-acid sequence MNSDDRPTTLSTRPADHDRLQHAVELALQAPSVHNTQPWCWRIGADRVELFADRNRQLTGTDPDGRDMLISCGAALHHLQVALAGLGVATETDRLPDPESRDHLATVRTRSGAPNRADAALFGQLGRRHTDRRPYAQEPVSTAALRAMVDRASGFGTVLQAVTDPAAAARLHVVLAEAATSQPHRPGYLSELLTWTHRYANAHDGIPATSVPPRDAYTASYLRRFPSGQQAADPAFGPDGGLLLVLATARDDVPSAVQAGEAMSAVLLTATRSGLATAPLSQALEISATRERIQMEALRLPEYPQLIIRVGHPPADSAPLEATPRRPLRSVLHR is encoded by the coding sequence GTGCACAACACCCAGCCGTGGTGCTGGCGGATCGGGGCGGACCGGGTCGAGCTGTTCGCCGATCGGAACCGGCAGCTGACGGGCACCGACCCGGACGGGCGGGACATGCTGATCAGCTGTGGCGCCGCCCTGCACCACCTGCAGGTGGCGCTGGCCGGGCTCGGCGTGGCCACCGAGACCGATCGGCTCCCCGACCCGGAGAGCCGAGACCATCTCGCCACCGTGCGAACGCGCTCCGGCGCGCCGAACCGGGCGGACGCCGCGCTCTTCGGCCAGCTCGGCCGCCGGCACACCGACCGCCGGCCCTACGCCCAGGAACCCGTCTCGACCGCCGCCCTGCGCGCGATGGTCGATCGGGCGAGCGGATTCGGGACCGTCCTGCAAGCGGTGACCGACCCCGCCGCGGCCGCCCGCCTCCACGTCGTCCTGGCCGAGGCCGCCACCTCGCAGCCACACCGCCCGGGCTACCTGAGCGAGCTGTTGACCTGGACCCACCGGTACGCGAACGCGCACGACGGGATTCCCGCAACCTCCGTCCCGCCCCGCGACGCGTACACCGCGAGCTACCTGCGCCGCTTCCCGTCCGGACAGCAGGCCGCCGATCCGGCGTTCGGCCCCGACGGTGGCCTCCTGCTCGTGCTCGCCACCGCGCGCGACGACGTGCCGAGCGCGGTCCAGGCGGGTGAGGCGATGAGCGCGGTCCTGCTCACCGCGACCCGATCCGGGCTGGCCACCGCACCGCTGAGCCAGGCCCTGGAAATCAGCGCGACGCGGGAGCGGATCCAGATGGAGGCCCTGCGCCTACCCGAGTATCCGCAGCTGATCATTCGCGTCGGTCACCCACCGGCGGATTCCGCTCCGCTCGAGGCCACTCCGCGCCGGCCGCTGCGATCGGTCCTGCACCGCTGA
- a CDS encoding response regulator transcription factor, with translation MTISVFLLDDHEIVRRGIAQLLETEDDIEVVGEAGTAAQALARVPALRPDVAILDVRLPDGDGVTVCRNIRSVMTPPPACLMLTSFSDDEALFGAIMAGASGYLLKQVAGIDLVGAVRTVAAGGSLLDPKATGLVLERLRRGAEPTDPKFESLSPQERRILELIADGLTNRQIGAELYLAEKTVKNYVSSLLHKLGFARRTEAAVYATERRRPGAR, from the coding sequence TTGACCATCTCGGTGTTCCTGCTCGACGACCACGAGATCGTCCGCCGCGGTATCGCCCAACTGCTCGAGACCGAGGACGACATCGAGGTGGTGGGCGAGGCCGGTACGGCGGCGCAGGCCCTGGCCCGGGTGCCGGCCCTGCGGCCGGACGTGGCGATCCTGGACGTTCGCCTGCCCGACGGTGACGGGGTCACGGTGTGCCGGAACATCCGCTCGGTGATGACACCTCCCCCGGCGTGTCTGATGCTGACCTCGTTCTCCGACGACGAGGCGCTCTTCGGCGCGATCATGGCGGGGGCCTCGGGGTACCTGCTCAAGCAGGTCGCCGGCATCGATCTCGTCGGGGCGGTGCGGACCGTGGCCGCGGGCGGTTCGCTGCTGGACCCCAAGGCCACGGGCCTGGTACTCGAACGGCTGCGCCGCGGCGCGGAGCCCACGGACCCGAAGTTCGAGTCGCTCAGCCCGCAGGAGCGGCGGATCCTCGAGTTGATCGCGGACGGGTTGACGAACCGGCAGATCGGCGCCGAGCTCTACCTGGCGGAGAAGACGGTCAAGAACTACGTCTCCTCGTTGCTGCACAAGCTGGGTTTCGCCCGCCGCACCGAGGCGGCGGTCTACGCGACCGAACGCCGCCGCCCCGGCGCGCGCTGA